In the genome of Croceimicrobium hydrocarbonivorans, one region contains:
- a CDS encoding SusC/RagA family TonB-linked outer membrane protein encodes MKRTLQSLFALLFSMAVWSLEAQVVKGTITDKSGEPLPGASVLVVGQSGSGTAADFDGNYSLSGLKAGKLTLEFAFIGFETKRVEVQLAEGETKTLNMALAESSSQLDEIVVVGYGVQRRREMTGNVVKIDAKKLNDMPAPSFETAIQGKAAGVQIVTGSGLAGSASVVRVRGVTSIGAGGDPLYIVDGVQLNQDYFSRGNSGGMNQNPLAFLNPDDIESVEILKDASATAIYGSRGANGVILITTKRGNKGGLQFNFSTTQGISEPTQRPQMLNSQEYLQLYREAWINDGNTGTPVLTNPALSWEEAQRNNTDWVDQVVRTGYKAFYDFSVSKGTDRYNFYAGLSYDKNQSYIIGDEYDRMSGRFNGDYRFNDKLSISASTGLTQSIYNRVDNAWSGGLGAAMSTALPYYPVKWDRYYVSAGDTVARPGDWFLQGTNPVAQRELKDWRITDLRSINNAKITYSPLKNFTILASGSLDYFQSMEDIWEPAGRNTYQTDVATRGQGTAQRYPRRSYNYNGFLTGTYDWQLNENNKFAFMVGTEYQENFTHTYYITTFDTNGVANGIRNDVFNAPSAFYESADLRNNYDFDSVTTSFISKFMSVFTRINYQYKGKYLAQLVMRTDGSSRFGPNNRFGYFPSVSAGWIISEENWMKENRFINYLKLKSSIGWIGNANLTNNEFLARYNYASQAYDGRDILYPLNNPNPDLRWETTQVIDLGLEYGLFEDRITGELAYYRKNTSDVLLNVTLPRVSGFNNFYDNVGGLFNEGFEFQIKTRNLVGEFRWTTDFNIAYNHNEIVSLGGYSADAVGGGTNDTRTIVGEPVGTNFLVRFSHVDPTTGRPVYLDIDGNPTFVWDPANRVPVGNVLPDAVGGITNNFSYKQWDLSVLFVFTIGSDIYDSSSKRQLGRMDDWNKTPHIYDRWRAPGDEATYPLLTLDAANHGSNTPWINTDQWIHDGSYLRLRNLTLSYRLNRNQLEKLGLKGAQISFIGTNLFTFTKYPGLDPEIARDFENATDRNMSVNITFLTPPQERSYSIRLNVNF; translated from the coding sequence ATGAAAAGAACTTTACAGTCTCTCTTTGCACTGCTTTTTTCCATGGCTGTGTGGAGTCTGGAGGCTCAGGTGGTTAAGGGGACGATTACCGACAAGTCTGGTGAGCCCTTACCGGGAGCATCGGTTTTAGTTGTTGGCCAATCTGGATCCGGAACCGCGGCCGACTTTGATGGAAACTATAGCCTTAGTGGCTTAAAAGCCGGGAAGCTCACCTTAGAGTTTGCCTTTATTGGTTTTGAAACCAAGCGAGTGGAAGTTCAGCTTGCTGAAGGTGAAACCAAAACTTTAAATATGGCCCTTGCCGAAAGCAGCTCGCAATTAGACGAGATTGTGGTGGTGGGTTATGGTGTACAACGTCGCCGGGAAATGACCGGAAACGTGGTGAAAATAGATGCCAAAAAATTGAACGATATGCCAGCACCCAGTTTCGAAACTGCGATTCAGGGTAAGGCTGCCGGGGTACAGATTGTTACCGGTAGTGGTTTGGCTGGATCGGCTTCGGTAGTTCGGGTACGGGGAGTTACCAGTATCGGAGCAGGGGGTGACCCGCTTTATATCGTGGATGGAGTTCAATTGAATCAGGATTATTTCAGCCGTGGTAACAGTGGAGGTATGAACCAAAACCCACTGGCTTTCTTAAACCCGGATGATATTGAATCTGTAGAGATTTTGAAGGATGCATCTGCAACCGCCATCTATGGTTCTCGTGGTGCCAACGGGGTTATCTTAATTACTACCAAACGTGGTAACAAAGGCGGACTCCAATTTAACTTTTCAACTACTCAGGGTATTTCAGAGCCTACTCAGCGCCCTCAGATGTTGAATTCTCAGGAGTACCTTCAATTATACCGCGAAGCCTGGATTAATGATGGCAATACCGGCACTCCGGTATTAACCAATCCAGCTTTAAGTTGGGAAGAGGCCCAAAGAAATAATACCGATTGGGTTGATCAAGTAGTACGCACAGGTTACAAAGCCTTCTACGATTTTAGCGTATCAAAGGGAACCGACCGTTATAATTTCTACGCGGGATTATCTTATGATAAAAACCAGTCCTATATTATTGGTGATGAGTATGATAGGATGAGTGGACGTTTTAATGGAGATTATCGCTTTAATGATAAATTAAGTATTAGTGCCAGCACGGGTCTAACCCAAAGTATTTACAATCGGGTAGATAATGCCTGGTCTGGTGGTCTGGGAGCAGCTATGAGTACTGCCTTGCCTTATTATCCGGTAAAATGGGATCGTTATTATGTAAGTGCTGGTGATACAGTGGCTCGTCCAGGAGACTGGTTCTTACAAGGTACTAACCCTGTAGCCCAGCGCGAATTGAAGGATTGGAGAATTACGGATCTCCGCTCTATCAATAATGCTAAGATTACGTATTCGCCCCTTAAGAACTTTACCATTTTAGCTTCGGGTTCTTTGGATTATTTCCAATCCATGGAAGACATTTGGGAACCAGCGGGTCGCAATACCTATCAAACTGATGTGGCCACTCGTGGTCAGGGTACTGCTCAACGTTATCCCAGAAGATCCTATAACTACAATGGTTTCTTAACCGGTACTTACGATTGGCAATTGAACGAGAATAACAAGTTCGCCTTCATGGTAGGTACCGAGTATCAAGAAAATTTCACCCATACCTATTACATTACCACCTTCGATACTAATGGCGTTGCGAATGGTATTCGTAATGATGTGTTTAATGCGCCTTCTGCATTTTATGAAAGTGCAGATCTGCGAAATAACTATGATTTCGACTCGGTAACTACTTCCTTCATTAGCAAATTTATGTCGGTTTTCACCCGGATCAATTACCAGTATAAAGGCAAGTATCTGGCTCAGTTAGTTATGCGTACGGATGGTAGTTCTCGCTTTGGGCCCAATAACCGCTTTGGTTATTTCCCTTCCGTTTCGGCAGGATGGATTATCTCTGAAGAAAATTGGATGAAGGAGAACCGTTTCATCAACTATTTAAAATTGAAATCTAGTATAGGTTGGATTGGAAATGCAAACCTCACCAATAACGAGTTTTTAGCACGTTATAACTATGCTTCTCAGGCCTATGATGGTCGGGATATCTTATATCCCTTAAATAACCCTAATCCTGATTTACGCTGGGAAACCACTCAGGTAATCGACTTAGGTTTAGAATATGGTTTGTTTGAAGACCGTATTACCGGTGAATTAGCCTATTATCGCAAGAATACTTCAGATGTACTATTGAATGTAACCTTACCAAGGGTCTCTGGATTTAATAATTTCTATGATAATGTTGGAGGTCTTTTCAATGAAGGATTTGAATTCCAAATTAAGACGCGAAACCTGGTGGGTGAATTCCGCTGGACCACCGACTTTAACATTGCTTATAACCATAATGAGATTGTTAGCTTAGGTGGTTATTCTGCCGATGCTGTTGGTGGAGGTACTAATGATACCCGTACCATTGTTGGAGAACCCGTTGGAACGAACTTCCTGGTGCGTTTTAGCCATGTAGACCCTACTACCGGTCGTCCTGTTTATTTGGATATCGATGGAAATCCAACCTTTGTTTGGGATCCTGCAAACCGTGTTCCTGTGGGTAATGTGTTACCTGATGCGGTGGGTGGTATCACCAATAACTTTTCGTACAAGCAATGGGATTTAAGCGTTCTATTTGTGTTCACCATTGGATCGGATATTTATGATTCTTCTTCTAAGCGTCAATTAGGCCGTATGGATGATTGGAACAAAACGCCTCATATTTACGATCGTTGGAGAGCTCCGGGTGACGAAGCTACTTACCCACTCTTAACTTTAGATGCGGCTAATCACGGATCTAACACTCCATGGATTAACACGGATCAGTGGATTCATGATGGTAGCTACCTACGCTTGCGAAATTTAACTTTAAGCTATCGCTTGAATCGTAATCAATTAGAGAAATTAGGATTGAAAGGTGCTCAGATTTCTTTCATCGGAACCAATTTGTTCACCTTCACTAAATATCCTGGATTGGATCCTGAGATTGCTCGTGATTTCGAGAATGCTACCGATCGTAATATGAGTGTGAATATTACCTTCTTAACTCCACCTCAGGAGCGAAGCTATTCCATTCGTTTAAATGTTAACTTCTAA
- a CDS encoding alpha/beta hydrolase, translated as MKFKVLTMINISIARSRLGVFTAIWLVSNSFAHAQLVGELRTISKFHSLEIEDRRVDIWKPANVSEGPYQLLIMHDGQMLFQADSTWNGQEWGVDECLDSLYQQSLIGPTLVVGIWNIPERRHQNYFPQKPFEALPETFRDSVLQLQRPGEERKLLYGSPNSDAYLRFIFKELLPWIKSEYPIQTNGVYMMGSSMGGLISMYAALEYPNELTGAGCMSTHWPGFFQNENNPVPDALINYIASHEEAATKSRWYFDRGDASLDALYPPHQDRVDSLFQSWPMVSARDYKSLVAPGDPHWETAWRSRLPFALIYLMGRSRE; from the coding sequence ATGAAGTTCAAAGTATTAACTATGATTAATATCAGTATAGCAAGATCTAGGCTCGGCGTTTTTACGGCCATATGGCTTGTTTCCAACTCCTTTGCCCATGCTCAATTAGTGGGAGAGCTTCGGACCATTTCGAAATTCCACAGCCTCGAAATTGAGGATCGAAGGGTAGATATCTGGAAGCCGGCAAATGTTTCAGAAGGCCCCTATCAATTGCTGATTATGCACGATGGGCAAATGCTTTTTCAAGCCGATTCTACTTGGAATGGTCAGGAATGGGGGGTGGATGAATGTTTGGACTCCCTCTATCAACAAAGCCTTATTGGCCCCACCTTGGTAGTAGGCATTTGGAATATCCCGGAACGCCGCCATCAAAACTACTTTCCACAAAAGCCTTTTGAAGCTTTGCCCGAGACCTTTAGGGATTCAGTTCTGCAATTGCAAAGGCCCGGCGAAGAACGAAAGCTTCTCTATGGCAGTCCCAATTCGGATGCCTATTTGCGCTTCATCTTTAAGGAGCTTCTGCCTTGGATTAAATCCGAATACCCCATTCAGACTAATGGAGTTTATATGATGGGCTCCAGTATGGGTGGTTTGATTAGCATGTATGCTGCCCTCGAATACCCTAATGAATTGACAGGGGCTGGATGTATGTCGACCCACTGGCCGGGTTTCTTTCAGAATGAAAACAATCCGGTGCCTGATGCTCTCATTAATTACATCGCCTCTCACGAAGAAGCCGCCACTAAGAGTCGTTGGTATTTTGATCGTGGAGACGCTTCGCTGGATGCGCTTTATCCTCCTCATCAAGATCGGGTGGATTCCCTCTTCCAATCCTGGCCTATGGTAAGCGCTAGGGACTATAAAAGTTTGGTGGCCCCAGGGGATCCACATTGGGAAACCGCCTGGCGCAGTCGATTGCCTTTTGCCCTAATCTACCTCATGGGCAGAAGTAGAGAATAA
- a CDS encoding NUDIX hydrolase, whose product MSETLKNVNPNVSVDCVVFGFDNEKLNILLIEQKMANKEKVQFALPGDLIVDDEGLDDAANRVLSEITGISGVFLRQFKAFGDPNRVSDIKDLDWLKNYRQNPQARVITVAYLSLVKMDDFQPEASSFAERVFWQELDSLPSLAFDHNQILSEALDRLRDDFVNHRTGFELLPEMFTLGQIQKLYEIILGKELDKRNFRKKILKEKLVSATNQKQTGVLHKPAILYTLNHENI is encoded by the coding sequence GTGAGCGAAACTCTCAAGAATGTTAATCCGAACGTATCGGTAGATTGCGTAGTATTTGGTTTCGATAATGAGAAGTTAAACATTCTTCTTATCGAGCAAAAAATGGCCAATAAAGAGAAGGTTCAGTTCGCCTTACCGGGTGATTTGATCGTAGATGATGAGGGCCTGGACGATGCCGCAAATCGCGTTTTAAGTGAAATCACTGGAATTTCCGGAGTGTTCTTACGACAGTTTAAGGCCTTTGGCGATCCCAATCGGGTTAGCGATATCAAGGATTTGGATTGGTTGAAGAATTACCGTCAAAATCCGCAAGCGCGGGTAATTACCGTGGCTTACCTTTCTCTGGTTAAGATGGACGATTTTCAACCAGAAGCGTCTTCCTTTGCAGAGCGTGTGTTCTGGCAAGAGTTAGACAGTTTGCCTTCCCTGGCTTTCGACCATAATCAAATTTTAAGTGAAGCTTTGGATCGCTTGCGCGATGATTTTGTGAATCACCGTACGGGCTTCGAATTATTACCTGAAATGTTCACCTTGGGGCAGATCCAAAAGCTTTACGAGATCATCCTGGGTAAGGAATTGGATAAGCGAAACTTCCGTAAGAAAATCCTCAAGGAGAAATTGGTATCCGCTACCAATCAGAAGCAAACCGGAGTATTGCATAAACCGGCTATCCTTTATACTCTCAATCACGAGAATATCTAA
- the pfkA gene encoding 6-phosphofructokinase encodes MAKEINSIGVLTSGGDAPGMNAAIRAVVRAGNHYGKRVFGIYEGYQGLIENQILELNARSVKGILNRGGTILKSSRSEEFKTKEGRKRAYENLQAHGIDALVLIGGNGTFTGGMYFSEEFDFPLMGLPGTIDNDLAGTDFTIGFDTACNVVIECVDRIRDTAESHNRLFLVEVMGRDSGFIGLRAGVASGAVDVIFPEEENPMIDLFAELERGASNNKTNRIILVSEGNKMGSIQEIAAAVKERYPQWESKITILGHLQRGGSPTCTDRVLASRLGVAAIESLLDGRRGEAIGIVNNQLAYMPFEEAIRSKAKLDMELNRILKILAS; translated from the coding sequence ATGGCAAAGGAAATAAATTCTATTGGAGTTCTGACTTCCGGAGGCGATGCCCCGGGCATGAATGCCGCTATCCGTGCGGTAGTTAGAGCTGGTAATCATTACGGAAAGCGAGTTTTTGGGATTTACGAAGGATATCAAGGTTTGATTGAAAATCAAATTTTGGAATTGAATGCCCGCTCGGTGAAAGGAATCTTAAACCGCGGAGGGACTATTCTCAAGTCTTCTCGTTCCGAAGAATTCAAAACCAAAGAAGGTCGGAAACGCGCCTACGAAAACCTGCAAGCCCATGGCATTGACGCCCTGGTGTTAATTGGTGGTAACGGAACCTTTACCGGAGGCATGTACTTCAGCGAAGAGTTCGACTTCCCCTTAATGGGTTTACCCGGCACCATCGATAATGATTTGGCAGGCACCGATTTTACCATCGGCTTCGATACCGCCTGTAATGTAGTTATCGAATGTGTAGACCGTATTCGTGATACGGCCGAATCTCATAACCGACTCTTTTTAGTGGAAGTAATGGGTCGTGACTCTGGCTTTATCGGCCTGCGAGCCGGTGTAGCTTCCGGAGCGGTAGATGTAATTTTCCCCGAAGAGGAGAATCCCATGATCGACCTTTTCGCCGAATTAGAGCGAGGTGCATCCAACAATAAAACCAACCGAATCATTCTGGTTTCGGAGGGTAATAAAATGGGCAGCATTCAAGAAATCGCCGCTGCCGTTAAAGAGCGTTACCCCCAATGGGAATCTAAAATCACCATTCTTGGGCATTTACAAAGAGGGGGATCCCCCACTTGTACCGATCGGGTTTTAGCCAGCCGCCTGGGTGTGGCCGCCATCGAAAGTTTATTGGATGGCCGCAGAGGCGAAGCTATCGGTATCGTAAACAATCAATTGGCCTATATGCCTTTTGAAGAAGCCATTCGCAGCAAAGCAAAACTCGACATGGAGTTGAATCGCATTCTTAAAATATTAGCATCTTAA
- the gap gene encoding type I glyceraldehyde-3-phosphate dehydrogenase, translating into MKKIAINGFGRIGRLSFRNLIAKNDVEVVAINDLTDPATLAHLLKYDSIHGRFPLPVSLEGDTLVVGDHSIKLFAERDPAKLPWGDLGVDLVLECTGIFRSAEQMELHRQAGAKKVLLSAPAKGGVKTVVLGVNDEDLQASDVIASNASCTTNCLAPMAKVLQEKFGIVKGFMTTTHAYTADQRLQDAPHSDLRRSRAAALSIIPTTTGAAKAVGLVLPELKGKLDGFALRVPTPTGSVTDLTVELAKEASKEEINAAIKEAADSYLKGILEYTEDPIVSADIVGSSYSCIFDADLTNVNGNMAKVVGWYDNEAGYSARLADMALKMASL; encoded by the coding sequence ATGAAAAAAATCGCCATTAATGGATTCGGTCGCATCGGCCGTTTGAGCTTCCGCAATCTTATCGCCAAAAACGATGTTGAAGTTGTTGCCATTAACGATCTTACTGATCCCGCAACCTTGGCGCATTTATTAAAGTATGACTCTATTCACGGTCGTTTTCCTCTGCCAGTAAGCCTGGAAGGTGACACCCTGGTGGTTGGTGATCATAGCATTAAGCTTTTTGCAGAGCGCGACCCGGCCAAATTGCCTTGGGGTGATTTAGGTGTAGATCTGGTTTTGGAGTGTACCGGAATTTTCCGCTCAGCTGAGCAAATGGAATTGCACCGTCAGGCTGGTGCTAAGAAAGTACTATTGAGCGCTCCTGCTAAAGGAGGAGTGAAAACCGTGGTATTAGGTGTAAATGATGAAGATTTACAAGCTTCCGACGTAATTGCCAGTAATGCCTCTTGTACCACCAACTGCTTAGCCCCTATGGCCAAGGTTCTGCAAGAAAAATTTGGCATCGTAAAAGGTTTTATGACCACTACCCATGCCTATACTGCTGATCAGCGTTTACAAGACGCCCCTCATAGCGATTTACGTCGAAGCCGTGCAGCTGCCTTAAGCATTATCCCTACTACAACTGGTGCCGCTAAGGCCGTAGGACTGGTGCTCCCCGAATTGAAAGGTAAGCTGGATGGTTTCGCATTACGTGTACCTACCCCAACCGGTTCGGTAACCGACTTAACCGTAGAGTTGGCAAAAGAAGCCAGCAAAGAAGAAATTAATGCGGCCATCAAAGAAGCGGCTGATAGTTATTTGAAAGGCATCCTCGAATACACCGAAGATCCAATCGTATCTGCTGACATCGTGGGCAGTAGCTATAGTTGTATTTTTGATGCCGATTTAACCAACGTAAACGGTAACATGGCCAAAGTTGTAGGTTGGTATGATAATGAAGCCGGATACTCTGCCCGACTTGCTGATATGGCCTTAAAAATGGCTTCTCTGTAA
- a CDS encoding N-acetylglucosamine kinase, protein MIYLAESGSTKCDAVFLTNEGEEIKRIRTIGFNPYFHDEQFVAKEIIKVPEIAELGSQVDQVYFYGAGCSTPELNEIIARGLKAGFPSAEIQVDHDLRASAYATWNGLPQITCILGTGSNVVYYDGQRLQPGRSGYGFIIGDEGSASYIGKRLVRAYLYRQMSDALCREFEETFGVNEVSIREKVYAPQGANVFLGSFAPFAHKHLQHPFFYQLVFNGFREFIETQVLPFSQSQKVPISFVGSIAYHFSPVLKDVLDFFDLQEGKIIRRPVDGLIDYYRRYKMNLHKIDHGNH, encoded by the coding sequence ATGATATACCTCGCAGAAAGCGGTAGCACTAAATGCGATGCCGTATTCCTGACTAACGAGGGGGAAGAAATTAAGCGTATCCGCACCATTGGTTTTAACCCCTATTTCCACGATGAGCAATTCGTGGCGAAGGAAATCATTAAGGTACCTGAGATTGCCGAGCTCGGCAGCCAGGTGGATCAAGTTTATTTTTACGGAGCAGGTTGCTCCACTCCCGAATTAAACGAAATCATTGCACGTGGGCTTAAAGCCGGATTTCCCAGTGCGGAAATTCAGGTTGACCACGATTTGAGAGCCTCGGCCTATGCCACCTGGAATGGCCTGCCTCAAATTACCTGTATTTTAGGCACGGGCAGCAATGTAGTGTACTACGATGGTCAAAGATTACAGCCTGGCCGATCTGGCTATGGCTTTATTATTGGCGATGAAGGATCTGCAAGTTATATCGGTAAACGCTTAGTACGCGCCTATCTCTATCGTCAGATGAGCGATGCCCTTTGCCGCGAGTTTGAAGAAACCTTCGGGGTAAATGAAGTTAGTATTCGTGAGAAGGTATATGCTCCCCAAGGGGCTAATGTGTTCCTTGGCAGCTTTGCTCCTTTTGCACATAAGCATCTTCAACATCCCTTTTTCTATCAATTGGTATTCAACGGTTTCCGCGAGTTTATCGAAACCCAGGTACTGCCCTTTTCTCAATCCCAAAAAGTTCCCATTAGCTTTGTAGGGTCTATTGCCTATCATTTTTCTCCGGTTTTGAAAGATGTTCTGGATTTCTTTGATTTACAGGAAGGAAAGATCATTCGTCGCCCGGTAGATGGGCTGATCGACTATTACCGACGCTATAAAATGAACTTACATAAGATTGACCATGGCAACCATTAA
- the pgmB gene encoding beta-phosphoglucomutase, translated as MATIKGFIFDLDGVIVDTAKFHFKAWHRLAHDLGIHFTEEENEQLKGVSRRESLQKILDWGQIKLSESEFEKRMAQKNDWYLEFVREMGQEEALPGAKEFLRESAQLNLTIGLGSASKNARLILDLLEITPLFQTIIDGTVVSQSKPDPEVFLKGAEALQMEPKSLVVFEDSLAGIEAARRGGFRTVGIGSKSILKDAEIVVSGLDQISPVEVINQLNF; from the coding sequence ATGGCAACCATTAAGGGCTTTATCTTCGATCTCGACGGAGTAATTGTTGATACAGCAAAATTTCACTTTAAGGCCTGGCATCGCTTGGCCCATGATTTAGGCATCCATTTTACCGAAGAGGAAAACGAACAACTCAAAGGCGTTAGTCGCCGTGAGTCCCTCCAAAAAATATTGGACTGGGGTCAAATCAAATTGAGTGAGTCTGAGTTCGAAAAGCGCATGGCGCAAAAGAACGATTGGTATCTCGAATTTGTACGTGAAATGGGACAGGAAGAAGCCCTGCCCGGAGCCAAGGAGTTTTTACGTGAATCAGCCCAATTGAATTTAACGATTGGTCTGGGTTCGGCTAGTAAAAATGCCCGCCTTATTCTCGATCTTCTCGAAATCACCCCCCTCTTCCAAACCATTATTGACGGCACGGTAGTAAGTCAATCCAAACCCGATCCGGAGGTATTCCTCAAAGGAGCCGAGGCCCTGCAAATGGAGCCCAAATCCTTAGTGGTTTTCGAAGATTCCTTGGCCGGAATAGAAGCCGCTCGTAGGGGTGGATTTCGCACCGTAGGTATTGGCAGCAAATCTATTCTGAAAGATGCCGAAATTGTGGTCTCCGGACTGGATCAAATCAGCCCGGTGGAAGTGATTAACCAACTGAATTTCTAA
- a CDS encoding family 65 glycosyl hydrolase domain-containing protein — MHNKYLVTDEWKIIEDRWNPSLHQGSESLFSIGNGFMGQRANFEESYSGQSLQGSYLGGVYYPDKTRVGWWKNGYPEYFAKVLNSVNWIGIRFRVDGVELDLAQLKVLDFYRELNMKEGHLLRRFKVEIREGLTFEAEVCRFISMKRKEIGAISYQFKIKGGDVPVEIIPYLDFDVENHDSNYDEKFWEGLEENVATQKAVIKARTRKLDFQVAAAMRYELYHNESAPLPLYPEESTRDKYAENAFTLQAKAGEKYSLYKYAAICSSFHYPKDSLVAKADELASQARRDGFKTLWAEQKADWQQRWEQSDISIEGDAEAQQGIRFNIFHLSQTYTGEDARLNIGPKGFTGEKYGGSTYWDTEAYCLPFYMASAGKEVARNLLVYRYNHLEKAIENAAKLGFSNGAALYPMVTMNGEECHNEWEITFEEIHRNGAIAFGIYNYVRYFGDEAYLAEYGLEVLMAIARFWAQRFNWSESKKQYVMLGVTGPNEYENNVNNNWYTNYLAKWCIEYAAEVYARVAEMDPAALQRIVAKTGFNAEGELKQWQEISSNVYFPVNEELGIVLQQEGYLDKEQRMADDLELSERPINQHWSWDRILRSCFIKQADVLQGFYFFEDHFSKEELERNFDFYEPRTVHESSLSPCVHVVQAAYLGKMDKAYEMYLRTSRLDLDDYNREVHEGLHITSMAGTWMSVVEGFGGMRVRNGQLHFNPRLPEHWKSLAFKINFRNSVLKIRLSSQDHAIEKLSGDSVEVVVHGETISL; from the coding sequence ATGCATAATAAGTACCTGGTAACCGACGAATGGAAGATCATCGAAGATCGATGGAATCCAAGTTTACACCAAGGTTCCGAGTCGCTGTTTAGTATTGGCAACGGCTTTATGGGCCAAAGAGCTAACTTCGAAGAGAGCTATAGCGGACAAAGTCTGCAGGGTAGCTACTTAGGTGGGGTTTACTATCCCGATAAAACGCGAGTGGGTTGGTGGAAAAACGGTTATCCGGAATACTTTGCCAAGGTGCTGAACTCCGTAAATTGGATTGGCATTCGCTTTCGCGTGGATGGCGTAGAGCTCGACTTAGCCCAGCTAAAAGTGCTGGATTTTTACCGCGAGCTCAATATGAAGGAGGGACATCTCCTGCGTCGTTTCAAAGTAGAAATCCGCGAAGGCCTAACATTCGAAGCCGAGGTTTGTCGCTTTATCAGCATGAAGCGCAAAGAAATTGGAGCAATTAGCTACCAGTTTAAAATTAAAGGTGGCGATGTACCAGTGGAAATTATCCCCTACCTCGATTTTGATGTAGAGAACCACGATTCGAATTACGACGAGAAATTCTGGGAAGGCCTTGAAGAAAATGTGGCCACTCAAAAAGCGGTGATTAAAGCCCGCACCCGCAAACTCGATTTTCAAGTAGCTGCCGCTATGCGCTATGAGCTCTATCATAATGAAAGTGCGCCCCTACCTCTTTATCCCGAAGAAAGCACTCGTGACAAATACGCAGAAAACGCTTTTACCCTTCAGGCGAAAGCCGGCGAGAAATACAGCTTGTACAAATACGCCGCCATCTGTTCCTCATTCCACTACCCTAAAGATTCTTTGGTAGCTAAGGCGGATGAATTAGCCTCTCAGGCCCGTCGTGATGGTTTCAAAACCTTATGGGCAGAGCAAAAAGCCGATTGGCAACAACGCTGGGAACAAAGCGATATCAGCATTGAAGGTGATGCCGAAGCCCAACAGGGAATTCGCTTCAATATCTTCCACCTTAGCCAAACTTATACCGGCGAAGATGCCCGCTTAAACATCGGGCCTAAAGGCTTTACCGGCGAAAAATACGGTGGCTCCACTTACTGGGATACCGAGGCCTACTGCCTGCCCTTCTATATGGCTTCGGCCGGAAAAGAGGTAGCGCGCAACCTTTTGGTATACCGCTACAATCATTTGGAAAAGGCCATCGAAAATGCCGCCAAGCTCGGCTTTAGCAATGGTGCTGCTCTTTACCCCATGGTAACCATGAATGGTGAAGAATGCCATAATGAATGGGAAATCACCTTCGAGGAAATTCATCGTAATGGTGCCATTGCCTTTGGGATTTACAACTATGTACGCTATTTCGGCGATGAGGCCTACCTGGCAGAATATGGCCTGGAGGTACTGATGGCCATTGCCCGTTTCTGGGCCCAGCGCTTTAATTGGAGCGAAAGCAAAAAGCAATATGTGATGCTGGGTGTAACCGGTCCTAATGAGTACGAGAACAACGTAAACAACAACTGGTACACCAATTACTTGGCGAAATGGTGTATTGAATATGCGGCCGAAGTTTATGCCCGAGTAGCTGAAATGGACCCCGCCGCCTTGCAAAGAATTGTGGCCAAAACCGGCTTTAATGCTGAAGGCGAATTGAAGCAATGGCAAGAGATAAGCAGCAATGTATACTTCCCCGTAAATGAGGAGTTGGGCATTGTATTGCAACAAGAAGGCTATCTGGACAAAGAACAACGCATGGCCGATGATTTGGAGCTGAGCGAACGTCCCATAAACCAACACTGGAGCTGGGATCGCATTCTGCGTTCATGCTTTATCAAGCAAGCAGATGTATTACAAGGATTCTACTTCTTTGAAGATCATTTTAGCAAAGAGGAATTAGAACGCAATTTCGATTTCTACGAGCCACGTACCGTTCACGAAAGTTCGCTTTCGCCTTGTGTACATGTTGTTCAAGCGGCCTATTTAGGGAAAATGGACAAGGCTTACGAAATGTACTTACGTACCTCACGCCTGGATCTTGACGATTACAATCGCGAAGTTCATGAAGGCTTGCACATCACTTCCATGGCAGGGACCTGGATGAGTGTTGTAGAAGGATTTGGTGGCATGCGGGTTCGCAATGGACAATTGCATTTTAATCCACGCTTACCCGAGCATTGGAAATCTCTGGCCTTTAAAATCAACTTCCGCAATTCCGTATTGAAAATACGCCTCAGCAGCCAAGATCACGCAATCGAAAAGCTTAGTGGCGATTCGGTTGAAGTGGTAGTGCATGGCGAAACCATCAGCCTGTAA